From the genome of Ktedonobacterales bacterium:
GCTTCTCCTGCCAGGGAGGCGGCGCCAATCGTTTGGACCGCTGCCGAAGGCGATCCGGGCGGCTCCGCAGCGCCGCTGGCCTGAGTATCCTCCCCAGGCGCGGGCGGGAGGGCGTGGGCCGTATGGCGCGGTTCAGGGGCCGACGCTGAGGAGGCAGGGCGCTGAGGAGGTCTGGCGGGGCTGTTCATCGGACTGTTCGGCGCATCGCCAGCCGCCTCCGTTCGCTGACGATGTAAATGCAGGCAATCAATAAAAGCCAGTTCTACCGCCAACTGAGGGATCGTAAGAGCGCGAGCGCCGACATCATTCTGCGAAAACAGGCGCGCGCAGGCGGAAAGCTCATCCAATGCGAACGACCCGGCAAGCTGGCGAATCTCATCAGCCTCTTCCGGGGTGCGATCCAGCACCGCGACCACATCCGCGCCAGCCCTGGCAAGCATCATCGCCCGCCAGTATTCGGCCACCTGCGCGCTCAACTGGCGCAAATCCGCTCCCGCCTCGGCCAGTTGGTTAATCAAATGCAGGCCATCCGCGCCGCGCAGCAAGGCGATATGCTCGACCAGCTCGCGCACCGCATGCGGGTCGGCCAGGCCCAGCATCTCCTGCACCCCGCTCTGTGTCACCGTCTGGCCCATCGCTGCAATAGCCTGATCGAGCATGCTCAGCGCGTCACGCATCCCGCCGCCCGCAGCGCGGGCCAGCAAATCTGCCGCGCCGTTTTCCAGCGTGACGCCCTCTTGTCCGGCCACATACTGAAGATGCCGAACAGTATTACGGAAGGTATGGCGCTTAAAATAAAAGGGCTGACAGCGCGAAACGATGGTGGCAGGTATGCGCTCCGCATCTGTCGTCGCCAGCACAAAGATCACATAGGGAGGCGGCTCTTCCAGCGTTTTCAGCAGCGCATTAAAGGCTGGCTCGGTCAGCATATGCGCCTCGTCCAGCACATACAGCTTATATTTCCCGCTGACGGGCCTGACGGCAACCCTCTCGCGTAGGTCACGAATCTCATCAATGCCGCGATTCGAGGCCGCGTCAATCTCAATCACATCCAGCGAGCGGTTCTCGGTGATCTCGCGGCAGTTCGGGCAGACGTTGCAGGGTTCGCCGCTTTGAGGATTCTGGCAGTTTAGCGTCTTGGCGAGCAAACGCGCCGCGCTCGTCTTGCCGGTGCCGCGCGGCCCGCAAAAGAGATAGGCATGGACAACGCGCCCC
Proteins encoded in this window:
- the dnaX gene encoding DNA polymerase III subunit gamma/tau, with protein sequence MASQALYRKWRSQTFQELIGQEAVVQTLKNELQSGRVVHAYLFCGPRGTGKTSAARLLAKTLNCQNPQSGEPCNVCPNCREITENRSLDVIEIDAASNRGIDEIRDLRERVAVRPVSGKYKLYVLDEAHMLTEPAFNALLKTLEEPPPYVIFVLATTDAERIPATIVSRCQPFYFKRHTFRNTVRHLQYVAGQEGVTLENGAADLLARAAGGGMRDALSMLDQAIAAMGQTVTQSGVQEMLGLADPHAVRELVEHIALLRGADGLHLINQLAEAGADLRQLSAQVAEYWRAMMLARAGADVVAVLDRTPEEADEIRQLAGSFALDELSACARLFSQNDVGARALTIPQLAVELAFIDCLHLHRQRTEAAGDAPNSPMNSPARPPQRPASSASAPEPRHTAHALPPAPGEDTQASGAAEPPGSPSAAVQTIGAASLAGEAGAGVEVSFASGASVDDEQEAAAALAAPLPGLALEIAVSQWEMIKKACKTKTNKLAALLNDAHPVAVTNTDGCEVFIQVEFDFHYKRLLEPESRGVVEWALREILQVPCSCRFLQKDEPIPVSVTVAPALPSIQSDKGRAAGPQEPGAASEADRQAESVQPAAPTRLSDAPANGAAPAGRSSDALPSQNGYGVSAAPPRRASPAQASAPPANPLEAKVRQDPVVEEIIKTYGAKLVEWESLGE